Part of the Phoenix dactylifera cultivar Barhee BC4 unplaced genomic scaffold, palm_55x_up_171113_PBpolish2nd_filt_p 001710F, whole genome shotgun sequence genome, AATATAGGCCTTTTGCTGGGTCGGACCTACCGGGGGACTCTAATGGTAATGACAGCGGCCAGCACACCAGCATTCTCACATCCAGTGAGCCGACCAGGAAAAGTTGAACACGACCTTTACCATGTTCGAGATTAGAGCTCAGGTTTCCTGATAACTTTTGCGAGGTGCTAATGGGTGCCTCAGTCCTTCGTTTGGCTGGAGCTTTTAAGTGGCTTGAGTGACCATATGACTCCACAAAATTTCTGAAAACATGCTGAGAAGCTAAATTAACGTGCAAATTAATTAACAACCAATATCTAGGCAGAATGTGGTTATACTTCATTAGAGTATTTGTCATATTCTGTGCTTCTGTAGCATTGCTCTAAATGAAAGGAGGAAAACAAAAGGAAGAACATTTGCTCACCACAACAATGTTTTTGTTTCATTTCTCCATTTAAACTTAGAAAAGCTGACGCATTTATCTTACCTGAGAGAGTGATTAGTGAAAATTAAAATAGACAATACTGTAAATTTTAGGAATTATGCACTTGACATTTGATAGAAAATGACTGATCAACTAATTAATAACACTTTTTCACACAACATGAAAAGTGCACTGCCGATCCGATCCATGCATTTCTGGTTGCTTCTCTGAAGACTTGTCAAAAAGGTAGCAGTGAATGTCACTAATTACGTGGCGTCCTGTCAACCAGGTCATCGCCAAGAACCCAAAAAAAACGACGTGCTGTAGTGGCAAATTGATCTACGATAACATGCTTCACGCATCTATATTAGTAGCAGAAATTTGAGTAACCATGTTCACATGCGTTCACTCTTTCAAAGAAGAATACATTTGCGTAAGAATATGTCCTTGACCTTCGAATATCAAACATCAAATTGTATACTCATTTCCTATGCACACAggacaaaagaaagagaaaacgaTTATAAAGGTGTTTTATATCATATGTTCACATACcaatttgctcaattaattggaACATGGCTTTCCTCAATTTATATATGTAGCTAGACTCCTTCAACTCCTTTAGGAAAACTTTGTAAATTTCATTTTGATTGCATGAGATCAGCAGTAAGGTACATATCTGTCTATTTGCTGAGTGGCCTTATAGGTTTCATGGAAGCCCTTCTCTCCTACCTGAATTTACCTTGAGTAGTAGATATTTGAAACACAtttaatttctaagagatggatATATTTGAAACAACATAATACATATATCTATCCTCATTCTTATAGACCAACTTGAAATCCACTACAGTTTTTTATCCCAGGGGAACTAAGTTCAATTCATGTTGCTAATTCTTGCTAGAATGATCCCAAGTGGTCCTAAAATCTCCATGAAGCTATTAACATATCACCAACCTGCCAACATCCATACTCCACAGCACGACAAACTCTGACCGTCTCCCaaccccctcctccttttatctcctacgctctttttttctttatttgagATTCGGTTACCTACCCAAAACACCTCACATGCTCTCCCCCACACCACCCTACGTGACAAAAGAAAAGACTCTGATCAGATGCTCAAAACAGTACCATACCATCCTCTTCCCTTCACACCAACCCTTATCACTTTTGCCTCCTTTTGGATCACATCcactattgaattttttttttaaaaaaagaaaaagatacctAAAATATGGAATCCGAGAACATTGTCACTCTTCTCTATTGGTAAAAGTTTGAATACAAACTATTTTATGTGTTGCCCCTCTTCCAAAGGTCTGTAGTATCTAAGAACATGTTGGCCAGAATTTGTTTGGCAGCTACAAGATTCACTTCTTTGGAACCCCAAATGGTAACACAAGCAAATGGTTTGTGCGTGAGGTGGCGCTGAAGTTGGTGTTGCTGCCTCCGCTGCTGTGGGTGGCATCAAGACCTCGGATGAAGTCGATGGCTTCGAACAAGGGTTGTAAGGAAGGCTGATGGAGAGATCAAGGTTGAGGTCCAGGCATCGGTACTCTTCGTCTCTGTCGATGATGATGCCTCCGCTGTGCCCATCCTCGGTGGTTGAGTCGGTCAGCTTTGAGGCTGCCTCGGCCGTCATGGTGACCAATTGTGGCTGGCTGGAGGTGTTGCATTGGTTACCCCCGCTTAGAGGACGGTGGGTCTGTGGGTCGAGACCGCGGCTGATGAGCTTGCGCTTGATGTGGGTATTCCAGTAGTTCTTGATCTCGTTATCTGTCCGACCAGGCAACCGACCGGCTATTATAGACCATCTGCAATGTTAAAATGATGGCTAATCACCAACTACAACAATATCAACCCCAACGAAGCAGCAAAGGAAAGTTTATGATCATGTAAAAATTAGAATATGGATTATAAAGAGGAAGAGGTGCGCgtaaaaagaggaggaggaggaggtgtgtACTTGTTTCCAAGCATGCCATGGAGTTTGATGATgacctcgtcctcctcctcggtaAAGTTGCCTCGCTTGAGGTCCGGCCGGAGATAG contains:
- the LOC103702644 gene encoding myb-related protein 308-like, which translates into the protein MGRSPCCEKAHTNKGAWTKEEDQRLIAYIKAHGEGCWRTLPKAAGLLRCGKSCRLRWINYLRPDLKRGNFTEEEDEVIIKLHGMLGNKWSIIAGRLPGRTDNEIKNYWNTHIKRKLISRGLDPQTHRPLSGGNQCNTSSQPQLVTMTAEAASKLTDSTTEDGHSGGIIIDRDEEYRCLDLNLDLSISLPYNPCSKPSTSSEVLMPPTAAEAATPTSAPPHAQTICLCYHLGFQRSESCSCQTNSGQHVLRYYRPLEEGQHIK